ACAAATTACTGCAACATTAGTTTGTGCTAATTCTTCTAAATCAGCTGATATATCCATAGTAACTTCTGCATTTCTGTGAACACCACCAATTCCACCTGTTGCAAATATTTTAATTCCAGCAAGAGATGCAATTATCATAGTAGTTGAAACTGTAGTTGCACCATTTAATCCTTTACTTACAACATAAGCTAAATCACGTCTGCTTACTTTTGGAACACTTAATCCCTCTTTACCTAAAAAATTAATCTCATCTTCAGTTAATCCTACTTTTAGTTTTCCATTTATTATTCCTATAGTTGCTGGAACTACTCCATTTTCTTTTGCAATTCTTTCAACTTCTAGTGCTACTTCAACATTTTGTGGATATGGCATACCATGAGATATTATTGTAGACTCTAAAGCAATCACTGGTTTATTATTTTCTAAAGCTTCTTTTACTATTGGGTTAATTTCTAAATATTTTTTCATTTTTCCTCCTATAATTCTATATTAAAATATGTTTTTAAAGTTTTATTTAATAAATCTGTTGTTAGTCCTTGATAACAAGTACCAATATTAGTAACATTAATTATTGACATAGACATTGCAACTTTAGCACTTTTTTCTATATCATAATTATTTTTCACTGAATATGCTATCCCAGCTGTAAATGAATCTCCTGCACCAGTAATATCTACAGCTTTTATTTTAGGATTATTAATTAATCCATGCTTTTCTTTATTCATATAAAATACTCCGTCTTTACCTAGAGTAATATATACATTTTTAATTCCTTGATTTAAAAGTTTTTGACTTGCTAATATCATACTTTCTTCATCTTTAATTTCTATTCCTGTTAAAAGTTCAGCCTCTATTTTATTTGGTTTAATAGAATGAATTTTATTAAGAATATTTCTTATTTTTTTTGCTTTAGTAGTTGAAACTAAATCAACTATAAGTTTTTTATCAAATGTTGAAATATATTCTATAACATCTTGACGTAAATTTGTATCAATAACTAAAACATCAGCATCTTTAATATGTGTTTCTTTACTCTTTATATAGTCTATATCTAATTTTTCTAATATGGACATACTTGCTATTGCTACTATCATCTCATTTTCATCATTTAAAACAGATAAATAAGTTGATAAAGACTCATTAGGTATAATTAAACAATGGGACATATCAACTTTTTTATTATTCATATAGTTTAATAATGAAATAGAAAATTCATCATCACCTATTGGTGCAATAAATTTTGTATTTAAATTTAAATGAGAAAGATTTTCTGTAATATTTCTTGCTACACCACCAAATCCTTTTTCTATTTTACCTGGATTTGAATCATTTAGTATAATAGAATTATATGAAAATCCTTGTATATCGATGTTAGCACCACCTATAATACAAATCATAATACACCTCTTTTAATTTATATATTCAAAGTCTAACATATATTTATGTGTATAGTCAATTAATAAAAATATTCATTTTAATGAATAAAATTTTATATATTTCTTTAAAATTCAATTTATATATGTTAGAATTAAGGTAGATTAAATAAACGAAAGGTGATGAATATGAAAATTGCAATAGGAAATGATCATTCAGGTGTTGATTTTAAAAATCAATTAGTAGATTATTTGTTATCAAAAGGAATTGAAGTATTAAATGTAGGAACTGATAGTATAGAGTCTGTAGATTATCCAGATATAGCTAAAGAAGTTTCAAAAAAAATATTAGATAAAAATGCAGACTTTGGAATATTAATATGTGGTACAGGTATAGGAATATCAATATCTGCAAATAGAATATCTGGAATTAGAGCAGCTTTAGTTACCAATGAATTATGTGCAAGATTATCAAGACAACATAATGATGCAAATATATTAGTATTTGGAGCAAGAGTTACAGGAATTGAACTTGCAAAATCATGTATAGATGCCTTTTTAAGTTCTGAATTTGAGGGTGGCAGACATAGTGGTAGAGTTTCAAAAATTGAATGTTCTTGTAGAAATGGAGTGATAGAATAATGTCAACAATATTTAAAAAGATAATTGATAAGGAAATACCAGCAAAAATAGTATATGAAGATGATGAATTTTTAGCTTTTGAAGATATTT
The Streptobacillus ratti genome window above contains:
- the rpiB gene encoding ribose 5-phosphate isomerase B — translated: MKIAIGNDHSGVDFKNQLVDYLLSKGIEVLNVGTDSIESVDYPDIAKEVSKKILDKNADFGILICGTGIGISISANRISGIRAALVTNELCARLSRQHNDANILVFGARVTGIELAKSCIDAFLSSEFEGGRHSGRVSKIECSCRNGVIE
- a CDS encoding carbohydrate kinase family protein encodes the protein MICIIGGANIDIQGFSYNSIILNDSNPGKIEKGFGGVARNITENLSHLNLNTKFIAPIGDDEFSISLLNYMNNKKVDMSHCLIIPNESLSTYLSVLNDENEMIVAIASMSILEKLDIDYIKSKETHIKDADVLVIDTNLRQDVIEYISTFDKKLIVDLVSTTKAKKIRNILNKIHSIKPNKIEAELLTGIEIKDEESMILASQKLLNQGIKNVYITLGKDGVFYMNKEKHGLINNPKIKAVDITGAGDSFTAGIAYSVKNNYDIEKSAKVAMSMSIINVTNIGTCYQGLTTDLLNKTLKTYFNIEL
- a CDS encoding pseudouridine-5'-phosphate glycosidase, with translation MKKYLEINPIVKEALENNKPVIALESTIISHGMPYPQNVEVALEVERIAKENGVVPATIGIINGKLKVGLTEDEINFLGKEGLSVPKVSRRDLAYVVSKGLNGATTVSTTMIIASLAGIKIFATGGIGGVHRNAEVTMDISADLEELAQTNVAVICAGAKSILDLPLTLEYLETKGVPVLGYRTKELPAFYTTKSGYNLDNAIDTPKEFAEILKTKWDLGLNGGVVIANPIPEKYAMDFDVITNAINEALKESEKLGIKGKDSTPFLLDKVKKITAGKSLDANIQLVYNNVRLASEIAKEFVQL